In a genomic window of Deinococcus carri:
- the thyX gene encoding FAD-dependent thymidylate synthase produces the protein MTATDVSPPTLFPLGDGLGSVSLVQSVGDDKMITNAARVSFGGDSNAPLNERDEKLIRYLLRHQHGSPFEHNLITFKIVCPIFVDRQLVRHRVGVSKNEISGRYVEMQERNFTPPSFRKQAPSNRQASVEDDGTLDQAAAARVWEEAWRQAFGAYQELLALGVTREQARGVLPLSLYTESYYTFNVRSLLHFLELRDHEGAQYETRLYARAMAELAGPLFPVTFREWRLLKNMR, from the coding sequence ATGACTGCGACCGATGTCTCCCCCCCCACCCTCTTCCCCCTGGGCGACGGCCTGGGCAGCGTCAGCCTGGTGCAGAGCGTGGGCGACGACAAGATGATTACCAATGCTGCAAGGGTCAGCTTCGGTGGTGACTCGAATGCGCCGCTTAATGAACGCGACGAGAAATTGATTCGCTACCTGCTGCGGCATCAGCACGGCAGTCCTTTTGAACACAACCTGATTACCTTTAAGATTGTTTGCCCTATTTTTGTAGATAGACAGCTGGTGCGTCATAGAGTTGGGGTCTCAAAAAATGAAATCTCGGGTCGTTACGTCGAGATGCAGGAGCGCAACTTCACCCCGCCCTCGTTTCGCAAGCAGGCCCCCAGCAACCGGCAGGCGAGCGTGGAGGACGACGGCACGCTGGACCAGGCGGCGGCGGCCCGCGTGTGGGAGGAAGCCTGGCGACAGGCCTTCGGGGCGTATCAGGAGCTGCTGGCGCTCGGCGTGACGCGCGAGCAGGCGCGGGGGGTGCTGCCGCTCAGCCTGTATACCGAGAGCTATTACACCTTTAATGTGCGCTCGCTGCTGCACTTCCTCGAACTGCGGGACCACGAGGGGGCGCAGTATGAGACACGCCTCTATGCGCGGGCGATGGCGGAGCTGGCCGGGCCGCTGTTCCCGGTGACCTTCCGGGAGTGGAGACTCCTGAAAAATATGCGTTAG
- a CDS encoding GNAT family N-acetyltransferase, with amino-acid sequence MPVTFEPLTPAHLPLLHGWLQAPHVRAFWDDGERTLGAVQAHYFRAGRDVPGFVFRVDGRAAGFIQRERVTPGHEFAPWAAPSGETWGVDLLIGEPDLTGRGLGATVVTAFLAHLRAERPELRRVLIDPSPANTRAVRAYEKAGFTPLTRLSTGDGEVHLLRLDLPAH; translated from the coding sequence ATGCCAGTCACGTTTGAACCGCTCACGCCCGCGCACCTGCCGCTGCTGCACGGCTGGCTCCAGGCCCCCCACGTCCGCGCCTTCTGGGACGACGGCGAGCGGACGCTGGGGGCGGTGCAGGCGCATTACTTCCGCGCCGGGCGGGACGTGCCCGGCTTCGTGTTCCGGGTGGACGGGCGCGCGGCGGGCTTCATCCAGCGCGAGCGCGTGACGCCCGGCCACGAATTCGCGCCCTGGGCTGCCCCCTCGGGCGAGACGTGGGGCGTGGACCTGCTGATAGGCGAACCGGACCTGACTGGGCGGGGGCTGGGGGCGACGGTGGTGACGGCCTTTCTCGCGCACCTGCGGGCAGAGCGGCCGGAGCTGCGGCGGGTGCTGATTGACCCCAGCCCCGCGAACACCCGCGCTGTCCGTGCCTACGAGAAGGCCGGGTTCACGCCCCTGACCCGGCTGAGCACCGGGGACGGCGAGGTCCACCTGCTGCGGCTGGACCTGCCCGCCCACTGA
- a CDS encoding EVE domain-containing protein codes for MPPAPPPDQRCWLLKSEPNVFGYPDLVRVGCEPWNGVRNYQARNFLREMRAGDLCLFYHSNAQRSGKGQTGVAGVARVVREAYPDNLQFDPASAYHDPKSTPDSPRWSMVDVAPAFAFPAVLPLDTLRTLPEWQDSPLTRKGTRLSVLPVTEAQFRAALAAAGVDLHASHV; via the coding sequence ATGCCCCCCGCCCCGCCCCCAGACCAGCGCTGCTGGCTCCTCAAATCCGAACCCAACGTCTTCGGCTACCCCGACCTCGTGCGGGTGGGGTGCGAGCCGTGGAACGGCGTGCGGAACTACCAGGCGCGGAACTTCCTGCGCGAGATGCGGGCAGGCGACCTCTGCCTCTTCTACCACTCCAACGCCCAGCGCTCTGGCAAGGGGCAGACCGGCGTGGCAGGCGTCGCGCGGGTGGTGCGGGAGGCGTACCCCGACAACCTGCAATTCGACCCGGCCAGCGCCTACCACGACCCCAAAAGCACCCCCGACAGCCCGCGCTGGAGCATGGTGGATGTGGCTCCGGCCTTTGCCTTCCCGGCCGTGCTGCCGCTGGACACGCTGCGAACGCTGCCCGAGTGGCAGGACTCGCCCCTCACCCGCAAGGGCACCCGCCTGAGCGTGCTGCCCGTGACAGAAGCGCAGTTCCGGGCGGCGCTGGCAGCGGCGGGGGTGGACCTCCATGCCAGTCACGTTTGA
- a CDS encoding permease prefix domain 1-containing protein, giving the protein MTRRLFRAGRAPSVDAYIHRATLGLPHQERLDAAAELRTHLLERAAEFQHQGFSREEAEYLAVRAMGDPGTTNRDLLGHFLTTPLGWVVVAALVAGWVGWQVWGTAGQTRVRWSGPVDVNSFSNGGSLPTLYAGYDFKTPPGTRFVEVAWLGTLGRQRARLPALPGTSGQVFYSSPTWREWWKTRTPLPYADEPWASTCREQEPVHVQLTVQSGPRERQGLRVPNSNLNGVLWCSGLPIPPSQKGATAYSGGSGTSHGSRVSGGVVELHQLDGQTDLGRLRLNHWTLLALQRQAAEATYKTGRDVKATGEAIFVIRPSDTDQPVPLPEFRYNEAGDRWTVREVAP; this is encoded by the coding sequence GTGACGCGCCGCCTGTTCCGTGCGGGCCGTGCCCCGAGCGTGGATGCCTACATCCACCGCGCCACGCTGGGCCTGCCGCACCAGGAACGGCTGGATGCCGCCGCCGAACTGCGCACGCACCTGCTGGAGCGCGCGGCCGAGTTCCAGCACCAGGGCTTTTCCCGCGAGGAGGCCGAGTACCTGGCGGTCAGGGCGATGGGCGACCCCGGCACGACGAACCGGGACCTCCTGGGGCACTTCCTGACGACACCGCTGGGGTGGGTGGTGGTGGCGGCACTGGTGGCGGGCTGGGTGGGGTGGCAGGTGTGGGGGACGGCGGGGCAGACCAGAGTGCGCTGGAGTGGGCCGGTAGACGTCAACAGCTTCAGCAACGGTGGGTCCCTGCCCACCCTCTACGCGGGGTACGACTTCAAGACGCCGCCCGGAACACGTTTCGTGGAGGTGGCCTGGCTGGGCACACTGGGCCGCCAGCGGGCCAGGCTCCCCGCCCTGCCCGGCACGTCCGGCCAGGTGTTCTACAGCTCCCCCACCTGGCGCGAGTGGTGGAAAACCCGCACCCCCCTCCCCTACGCCGACGAACCCTGGGCCAGCACCTGCCGCGAGCAGGAGCCGGTGCATGTGCAGCTCACGGTGCAGTCGGGACCCAGGGAGCGGCAGGGCCTGCGTGTGCCGAACTCCAACCTCAACGGCGTGCTGTGGTGCAGTGGGCTGCCCATTCCGCCCAGCCAGAAGGGGGCGACGGCCTACAGCGGGGGCAGCGGCACCAGCCACGGCAGCCGCGTCTCCGGCGGAGTGGTCGAGCTGCACCAACTGGACGGCCAGACCGACCTGGGCCGCCTGCGGCTCAACCACTGGACGCTGCTGGCCCTGCAACGGCAGGCCGCGGAGGCCACCTATAAGACGGGCCGCGACGTGAAGGCCACAGGGGAGGCCATCTTCGTCATCCGGCCCAGCGACACCGACCAGCCCGTGCCCCTGCCGGAGTTCAGGTACAACGAGGCGGGCGACCGCTGGACCGTGCGGGAAGTCGCGCCCTGA
- a CDS encoding PadR family transcriptional regulator, translating into MNPLKSGTLDLALLAALQDQPRYGLDILKHVNARSGGLFDLREGSLYPALHRLVRAGWVESEWQPSDKGGAPRKVYRLTDSGQAALRDKREEWRTLRGALDALLLERLLEKVVT; encoded by the coding sequence ATGAATCCGCTGAAGTCCGGCACGCTCGACCTGGCCCTGCTGGCCGCGCTGCAAGACCAGCCGCGCTACGGGCTGGACATCCTGAAGCACGTGAACGCCCGCAGCGGCGGTCTGTTCGACCTGCGTGAAGGCAGCCTCTACCCAGCGCTGCACCGGCTGGTCCGGGCCGGGTGGGTGGAGAGCGAGTGGCAGCCCAGCGACAAGGGCGGCGCGCCGCGCAAGGTCTACCGCCTGACGGATAGCGGGCAAGCGGCCCTGCGGGACAAGCGCGAGGAATGGCGCACCCTGCGCGGGGCACTGGACGCCCTGCTGCTGGAAAGGCTTCTAGAAAAGGTGGTCACATGA
- a CDS encoding S1C family serine protease, producing the protein MRPLPWLPVLLLLALTAYLLPEWRSAPPRTDMSSPPVVTRTLPNALPENTRELFTRSRPAVVRVESLNPSRGEEGIGTGFFISQTGQVLTAYHVVASGQLFQVQTLAGRRLPARVAAYDAQADVALLQVQGRGPFPVLNLATRPPRVGETVLAIGNSGGDFLQPRRGQLLRLGAEAGRADFPQGTLEMTAPLAPGDSGGPIIDGNGQAIGVVSYIRVDDSGQTRASYAVPVTEGNDLITALRAGKQRDVPVVGLVLDVNHSGLTDPPGGVVSRVAKGSPAARAGLRGAALDENGNLARLGDVILSVNGQRTRNANEVISAIRRAQVGDTVTLGYLRGGQPREAHVTLVGERTVPDLNE; encoded by the coding sequence GTGCGTCCCCTGCCCTGGCTTCCCGTGCTGCTGCTGCTCGCGCTGACGGCCTACCTGCTGCCCGAGTGGCGGTCCGCGCCGCCCAGGACAGACATGTCCAGCCCCCCCGTGGTCACGCGGACCCTTCCCAACGCGCTTCCCGAGAACACGCGGGAACTGTTTACGCGGTCGCGCCCGGCGGTGGTGAGGGTGGAGAGCCTGAACCCCAGCCGGGGCGAGGAGGGCATCGGCACCGGCTTTTTCATCTCCCAGACGGGGCAGGTGCTGACGGCGTACCACGTGGTCGCCAGCGGGCAGCTCTTTCAGGTGCAGACGCTCGCGGGCCGCCGCCTGCCTGCCCGCGTGGCCGCCTACGACGCGCAGGCCGATGTGGCGCTGCTTCAGGTGCAGGGCCGCGGCCCCTTTCCTGTGCTCAATCTCGCCACCCGCCCGCCGCGTGTGGGCGAGACGGTGCTGGCGATCGGCAACAGCGGCGGCGACTTCCTGCAACCGCGGCGGGGGCAACTGCTGCGGCTGGGGGCCGAGGCGGGCCGCGCCGACTTCCCCCAGGGTACGCTGGAGATGACGGCCCCCCTCGCGCCCGGCGACAGCGGCGGCCCCATCATCGACGGCAACGGGCAGGCCATTGGCGTGGTCAGCTATATCCGGGTGGACGACAGCGGCCAGACCCGCGCCAGCTACGCGGTACCTGTCACCGAGGGCAACGACCTCATCACCGCGCTGCGGGCCGGGAAACAGCGCGACGTGCCGGTGGTCGGTCTGGTGCTGGACGTGAACCACAGCGGCCTGACCGACCCCCCCGGCGGCGTCGTCTCCCGCGTGGCGAAGGGCAGCCCCGCCGCCCGCGCGGGCCTGCGGGGTGCGGCGCTCGACGAGAACGGCAACCTCGCCCGGCTGGGCGACGTGATCCTCAGCGTGAACGGCCAGCGCACCCGCAACGCGAACGAGGTCATCAGCGCCATTCGCCGGGCACAGGTGGGCGACACCGTGACCCTGGGCTATCTCCGTGGCGGGCAGCCGCGCGAGGCCCATGTCACCCTGGTCGGGGAGCGCACCGTGCCGGACCTGAACGAATAA
- a CDS encoding aldose 1-epimerase, producing MTFRVERLASEHLTLEILPDLGASVLNLRAASGRPVLRQVNPADVQTSSQCACFTLLPFSNRIRDAHFTFAGREVELRPTTKDGLTQHGDVRNRPWQVTRVTERHLRCDFDSRSFSDMNWPWAFTARVEYLLHGPHLDLSVTLTNADTTEMPAGMGLHPYFTRLQDGVDPRLSFDAALAYDTDEQHLPTSGARPLHPDEDYRTPAEVGERQIDRTYTAWDGVAQLDWATGGEHHRALTLTADSVYSHLVVFTAPDGSLALEPVTHATDAFNLAARGVGGTDMRTLAPGQSLAGTARITLEGTW from the coding sequence GTGACGTTCCGCGTGGAGCGTCTCGCCAGCGAACACCTGACGCTGGAGATTCTGCCGGACCTGGGGGCCAGCGTGCTGAACCTGAGGGCGGCGTCGGGGCGGCCCGTGCTGCGGCAGGTGAACCCAGCCGACGTGCAGACCAGCAGCCAGTGCGCCTGCTTCACGCTGCTGCCCTTTTCCAACCGCATCCGCGACGCGCACTTCACCTTCGCGGGCCGTGAGGTGGAGTTGCGGCCCACCACGAAAGACGGCCTGACCCAGCACGGCGACGTGCGCAACCGGCCCTGGCAGGTCACCCGCGTCACGGAACGGCATCTCCGGTGCGACTTCGACAGCCGGAGCTTCAGCGACATGAACTGGCCCTGGGCCTTCACCGCCCGCGTGGAGTACCTCCTGCACGGCCCCCACCTCGACCTCAGCGTGACCCTGACCAACGCGGACACCACCGAGATGCCCGCCGGAATGGGCCTGCACCCCTACTTCACCCGCCTTCAGGACGGCGTGGACCCCCGGCTTTCCTTCGACGCGGCCCTGGCCTACGACACCGACGAGCAGCACCTGCCGACCAGCGGCGCGCGCCCGCTGCACCCGGACGAGGACTACCGGACGCCCGCCGAGGTCGGGGAGCGGCAGATTGACCGCACCTACACGGCCTGGGACGGCGTGGCTCAGCTGGACTGGGCCACAGGTGGCGAACACCACCGGGCACTCACGCTCACCGCTGACAGCGTGTACTCGCATCTGGTGGTCTTTACCGCCCCCGACGGCAGCCTCGCCCTGGAACCGGTCACCCACGCCACCGACGCCTTCAACCTCGCCGCGCGCGGGGTGGGCGGCACCGACATGCGCACCCTCGCGCCGGGGCAGAGCCTAGCGGGCACGGCCAGAATCACGCTGGAGGGGACGTGGTAG